One stretch of Nitratiruptor tergarcus DSM 16512 DNA includes these proteins:
- a CDS encoding YfhL family 4Fe-4S dicluster ferredoxin: MSLMITEECIACDACREECPTGAIEEGDPIYIIDPDRCTECVGFYDEPACIAVCPVDCIVPDPDNVETIAELKYKYDQIVNEED; encoded by the coding sequence ATGTCTTTGATGATAACTGAAGAGTGCATCGCATGTGATGCATGTAGAGAAGAGTGTCCAACAGGTGCTATTGAAGAGGGAGATCCAATTTATATCATTGATCCAGATAGATGTACAGAGTGTGTTGGATTTTATGATGAGCCTGCATGTATTGCGGTATGCCCAGTAGATTGCATAGTACCTGATCCAGATAATGTAGAGACAATTGCTGAACTCAAATATAAATACGATCAGATAGTTAACGAAGAGGATTGA